ATGGGGAAGCTCTTTCATTCTTATGAAGCGTGGGATGGATGTATACTCCAGTGAGGAAGTTGCGGCATTGCGAATATTCATTGCGTTTGTTTTTTTAACCCCATTAATTTATCGACATGTTAAAAAGCCTTTGCTAAAACATTGGAAAGGTTTTTTAGGAATGGGTGTGCTTGGAAATTTTATTCCAGCGTTTTTATTTACAAAAGCAGAAACTGGAATTTCTAGTTCGTTAACCGGGATGCTTAATTCATTGACTCCTCTATTCACATTGTTGCTGGGCGTTATGTTATTTAAATCAAAAACAAAATGGATCAATGTTGTTGGTATATTAATAGGTTTTGTAGGAGCAATTGGATTGTTGCTGGTAGGAAAATCTGAAGACATGAATAACAATATGTTGTTTGGTTTTTATGTTGTCTTGGCGACCATTTGTTATGCACTAAGTGTAAATATTATTAAAAAAGATTTGAATGAAGTGAATTCGGTGACGGCAACCGTATGGGCGATAATGTTTATTGGTCC
This Bacteroidota bacterium DNA region includes the following protein-coding sequences:
- a CDS encoding DMT family transporter; translated protein: MNWIILIVLALTWGSSFILMKRGMDVYSSEEVAALRIFIAFVFLTPLIYRHVKKPLLKHWKGFLGMGVLGNFIPAFLFTKAETGISSSLTGMLNSLTPLFTLLLGVMLFKSKTKWINVVGILIGFVGAIGLLLVGKSEDMNNNMLFGFYVVLATICYALSVNIIKKDLNEVNSVTATVWAIMFIGPLAGIYLFGFTDFTTKLASNPLAYNSLGYVVILAVFGTALSVMVFNVLIRNTNALFASSVTYLIPIVALMWGILDGEDVQVLHFVWIVIILLGVYLVNKKPRIEA